One part of the Granulicella arctica genome encodes these proteins:
- the lipA gene encoding lipoyl synthase: MNSELVQIDLSPRRPVKKPEWLKAKAPMGETFHNLKKMARELNLHTVCESAQCPNIGECWNQKSATFMMLGNLCTRRCGFCAVPKGKPEPIDFDEPRRVAYAVAQLGLAHAVITSVNRDDDNVGAARAFVSVIEEIRAQAPGCRVEVLTPDFQGNEEALRMVVAAAPEILNHNIETVPRLYRVAKSGGRYERSLGFLEKAKAIAEELFGKTIVTKTGIIVGMGEEMHELLAVFRDLADRKVDILTIGQYLRPSRDHLPMARYYTPEEFAFLKHEALGMGFKHVESGPLVRSSYHAQEQAESTGLA, encoded by the coding sequence ATGAACTCGGAGCTTGTGCAGATTGACCTGTCGCCGCGCAGGCCGGTGAAGAAGCCGGAGTGGCTGAAGGCGAAGGCTCCGATGGGCGAGACCTTCCACAATCTGAAGAAGATGGCGCGCGAGCTGAACCTGCATACGGTGTGCGAGAGCGCGCAGTGCCCGAATATCGGGGAGTGCTGGAACCAGAAGTCGGCGACCTTCATGATGCTGGGGAACCTGTGCACGCGGCGCTGCGGGTTTTGCGCGGTGCCGAAGGGGAAGCCGGAGCCGATCGATTTCGACGAGCCTCGCCGGGTGGCGTATGCGGTGGCGCAATTAGGGTTGGCGCATGCGGTGATCACGAGCGTGAACCGCGATGACGACAATGTGGGTGCGGCGCGGGCGTTTGTGAGTGTGATTGAGGAGATTCGGGCGCAGGCTCCGGGATGCCGGGTTGAGGTGCTGACGCCGGATTTTCAGGGGAATGAAGAGGCGCTGCGGATGGTGGTGGCGGCGGCTCCGGAGATTCTGAACCACAATATCGAGACGGTGCCGCGGCTGTATCGCGTGGCGAAGAGCGGTGGGCGGTATGAGCGGTCGCTTGGGTTTTTAGAGAAGGCGAAGGCGATTGCTGAAGAGCTTTTCGGTAAGACGATTGTGACGAAGACGGGCATCATCGTCGGGATGGGCGAGGAGATGCACGAGCTGCTGGCGGTGTTTCGCGACCTGGCGGATCGCAAGGTGGATATTCTGACGATTGGGCAGTATCTGCGGCCATCGCGGGATCACTTGCCGATGGCGCGGTACTACACGCCGGAGGAGTTCGCGTTTTTGAAGCATGAGGCTCTGGGGATGGGCTTCAAGCATGTGGAGAGTGGGCCGCTGGTGCGGAGTAGCTATCATGCGCAGGAGCAGGCTGAGAGTACGGGGTTGGCGTAG
- a CDS encoding c-type cytochrome, producing MIWVSALSLMVAGCKSIPPPTPLAQLTPQQAEGHAVFQTKCGVCHADRTNDLLHGPALRGIFKKDYLPSGAPANDDRVMETILHGRNMMPPMGNTMDQQDLDDLLAYLHTI from the coding sequence TTGATTTGGGTAAGTGCGCTGTCGCTGATGGTGGCGGGGTGCAAGTCGATTCCTCCGCCGACGCCGCTGGCGCAGTTGACTCCGCAACAGGCGGAGGGGCATGCGGTGTTTCAGACGAAATGCGGGGTGTGTCATGCGGATCGGACGAACGATCTGCTGCATGGGCCGGCGCTGCGGGGGATCTTCAAGAAGGACTATCTGCCGAGCGGCGCTCCGGCGAACGATGATCGGGTGATGGAGACGATCCTGCATGGTCGGAACATGATGCCTCCGATGGGGAATACGATGGACCAGCAGGATCTGGATGATCTGTTGGCTTATTTGCATACGATTTAG